The window GTGCCGTATTGGCGCCGCGGCTACATGACCGAGGCCTTGCGAGGGGTGCTCCGGCACGCCTTCGAAGAGCGCGGACTGCTTTACATCACCGCCTGTCACATGGCCGGGAATCCGGCTTCGGGACGGGTGATGCAGAAGGCGGGCATGAAGTTCGAGAACATCGTCGCTGGCGGCCTCGTTCGTGAAGGGGTGCCTTACGACAAGGTGAACTACGGGCTTTTTGCCGATGAATGGAGAGCCCTCCACTGTTAAAGAACCCATTGTATTTTGTGAAACTGGAGACTGAGAGACTGATCCTGAAACCGCCGGTGGCCGAGGACATCGACGCCATCGTGGCGGTGGCGAATGACCCGTGGATCGCTGAGATGACGCTGGTGCCCCATCCTTACCTCCAGCGCGACGCTCTTGAGTGGATCGCAAGGGCGAGGGAGAATTGGGAGAAGCAAGGCTACGGCGGCTTGGTCGTGTTCACCCGGACCGGCATGGCCTTCGTCGGCGCGATCGGGCTGCGCGCCCTCGATGAGCCTGGCGTGGGCAGTGCCGGTTATTGGTTCAGTCCTGTCGTGTGGGGACGTGGCTTTGCGACCGAGGCTTTGCGGGAACTCCTGCGCTTTGGATTTGAGGTCGCGGGCCTGCATCGGATCGAGGCACGGCACGTCATCGAAAATCCGGCATCCGGCCGGGTGATGGAGAAGGCGGGCATGGGCCACGCTGCTCCCGAGGATCTCCCGGATCGCGACGGTGACGGCATGGTGCCGGGAATTGTCCGCCATCTCACCGCCAGCGAATGGCGGGATCTCCAGCTCCAACCCTCCTTCTCTCCATGAAGCGACCTTTTCTTAAAACGAACCGCCTGATCCTCCGGCCGCCGGTGCCGGAGGATGCTCCGGCGATCCAGCAGTACGTCAGTGACCGGCGCATTGCGGAGACCACCGCGCTCATCCCGCATCCGTATCCGGATGGTGGGGCGCTCGAGTGGATCCGCAGGTCGGAAGTGACGCTGCGCGAGGGCAGGGGGGTGGATTTCTCCATTCTGCTCCGCGACAGTGGCGAACTCATCGGAGTGGTCGGCTTGATCGATCGCGATGTCGAATCGTCACTGGGCTACTGGATTGCCGTCCCGTATTGGGGGAATGGGTATGCCACGGAAGCGGTGCACCGCGTGATCCGCCATGCCTTCAATGCGCGGGGGCTACCTTCGCTGCATGCTTACCACTTTGCCCACAATCCCGCTTCCGGCCGCGTGATGCAGAAGGCCGGGTTTCTTTACCAAGGCGTCGAACCGCTCGGGTCGTCCCGCGACGGAGTGCGCTATGACCGCGTCTGCTACGGCGTCACCGCCCGGCAATGGCGCGACAATCTCCGAGTCTTTTCCCTCGTATGAATCTCCTCTCCTCCCAGGACCTGATCGACGCCGGCTATGAGCCCGGGCTTCAAATGAAAGCGCTGCTTGAGAAGGTGGCGGAATACGAAGCCCGTGGCATCGCCGATCCGAAGTATGCCCTCAAGCTGCTAAAGCGCGACGTGACCCCGCCGCCGCCGAAAGGCGTGATGCGGGAGAATCCCGCGCCGCTGGCCCAGGCGATCGTGCCCGAGACCAAGGAGGAGAAGGTGAACGTTGAGGCCGTGAAGCGGCAGATGCACCAGCTTCTCAAGACACCGGTCATTGCCCGCGGCGTGATCTTGCCGGATGCGTGTCCTTCGGGGCTGGCACCGGCGGTGATTCCGGTCGGCGGGGCGATTGCCGTTGAGAATGCGATCATCCCGTCCGCACACTCGGCGGACATCTGCTGCTCGATGTTTGCCACCTTCTACGATGAGCGTAGTAGCGTGGGGAAGGAGCTTGATGCATTGATGTCGGCGACCCGTTTCGGGCCCGAGCACCGGCATCTGGATGACTTGGTTTCTGATCCGGTCAATGACGAGAACGTCTGGCAGAGCCGCTTCCTGAGCGGATTGCGGGACCGGGCTCGAACGCAGATCGCCGATCAAGGTGATGGAAATCATTTTGCGTATATCGGCGAGGTGGATGTCGATGAAACTTTCCTCGCGATGCTACGGCTGACAGGGCATGGCGATCTTGCTGATCGCTTTGTGCCAAGGCGCTACCGGGTGCTGGTGACCCACCACGGGTCACGCAGCTTGGGGGCGCACGTTTACAAACGAGGTCAGATCGCGGCGGAGAAGCATGTGGCGCGGACGGCACAGCACATTCCGCCCGCTGCGGCGTGGATCGATGCGAATTCCGATACCGGGAGGGATTATTGGCATGCGCTGCAGTATGTGGCCCGGTGGACGAAGGCGAACCACCGGGCGGTTCATCGGCGTTTTTTGGAGCGCATCGGTGGGGAGGTCGTGGCGGAAGTGGGCAACGAGCACAATTTCGTGTGGCAGCGGGGTGACATGTTTTTCCATGGCAAGGGGGCGACGCCGGCGTGGAAGGACGAGCAGGGAAGGCCGCAGCTTGGGTTGATCCCGCTGAATATGGCGGAACCGATCCTGCTGGTGCTAGGTGGAGACCGGGACGAGTTCCTGTCATTCGCACCGCATGGTGCAGGACGGAATCTCTCGCGCACGGCGATGCGGCGGAAGTTTCCGGACGAGGCTTCGCGGCGGACTGCGATCGAGCGCAGCACCAAGGATATCGACGTCCGATGGTTCTGCGGAAAGCCCGACCTGAGTGAGACGCCGCTCGCCTACAAGAATGCCGCGCAGGTGAAGGCGCAGATCGGCGAATTTGGTCTGGCGGAGGTGGTTGCGGAGATCCGTCCGCTCGGCTGCATCATGGCTGGGAAATCCGGGCGTTCATGGCGCGATCGCGAGGAGGAACTGACACCGAAACAGAAGCGTCAGATCGAGCACCGC is drawn from Luteolibacter sp. Y139 and contains these coding sequences:
- a CDS encoding RtcB family protein; translated protein: MNLLSSQDLIDAGYEPGLQMKALLEKVAEYEARGIADPKYALKLLKRDVTPPPPKGVMRENPAPLAQAIVPETKEEKVNVEAVKRQMHQLLKTPVIARGVILPDACPSGLAPAVIPVGGAIAVENAIIPSAHSADICCSMFATFYDERSSVGKELDALMSATRFGPEHRHLDDLVSDPVNDENVWQSRFLSGLRDRARTQIADQGDGNHFAYIGEVDVDETFLAMLRLTGHGDLADRFVPRRYRVLVTHHGSRSLGAHVYKRGQIAAEKHVARTAQHIPPAAAWIDANSDTGRDYWHALQYVARWTKANHRAVHRRFLERIGGEVVAEVGNEHNFVWQRGDMFFHGKGATPAWKDEQGRPQLGLIPLNMAEPILLVLGGDRDEFLSFAPHGAGRNLSRTAMRRKFPDEASRRTAIERSTKDIDVRWFCGKPDLSETPLAYKNAAQVKAQIGEFGLAEVVAEIRPLGCIMAGKSGRSWRDREEELTPKQKRQIEHRAERRRVKQDLHDDW
- a CDS encoding GNAT family N-acetyltransferase; the protein is MKRPFLKTNRLILRPPVPEDAPAIQQYVSDRRIAETTALIPHPYPDGGALEWIRRSEVTLREGRGVDFSILLRDSGELIGVVGLIDRDVESSLGYWIAVPYWGNGYATEAVHRVIRHAFNARGLPSLHAYHFAHNPASGRVMQKAGFLYQGVEPLGSSRDGVRYDRVCYGVTARQWRDNLRVFSLV
- a CDS encoding GNAT family N-acetyltransferase, with protein sequence MKLETERLILKPPVAEDIDAIVAVANDPWIAEMTLVPHPYLQRDALEWIARARENWEKQGYGGLVVFTRTGMAFVGAIGLRALDEPGVGSAGYWFSPVVWGRGFATEALRELLRFGFEVAGLHRIEARHVIENPASGRVMEKAGMGHAAPEDLPDRDGDGMVPGIVRHLTASEWRDLQLQPSFSP